In bacterium, a single window of DNA contains:
- the yknY_2 gene encoding putative ABC transporter ATP-binding protein YknY encodes MTTPVVLCEGLTRVFQMPAETIHALRGVDLTIEAGEFVALMGPSGSGKSTLLHILGTMDRPTAGRCEIAGADVTRLGEEGRRRLRRDRIGFIFQEFHLVPTLTVAENIALPGLFGGAPVRREGLQELLTAVDLADRAQHLPRELSGGQRQRVAIARALVHQPMLLLADEPTGNLDSATGLELMQLFRQLCNERNVTICMVTHDRLMAAEADRIIQMRDGQIVEEGTAAARAA; translated from the coding sequence ATGACGACACCAGTGGTGCTGTGTGAGGGACTGACCCGGGTCTTTCAGATGCCAGCAGAGACCATCCATGCATTGCGGGGGGTGGACCTGACCATCGAGGCCGGTGAGTTTGTCGCCCTGATGGGACCGTCGGGGAGCGGGAAATCGACCCTGCTGCACATACTCGGCACGATGGATCGCCCGACTGCGGGTCGCTGTGAAATCGCGGGGGCGGATGTCACCCGTCTTGGCGAGGAAGGGCGGCGACGTCTGCGCCGGGATCGCATCGGCTTCATCTTCCAGGAGTTTCACCTGGTCCCGACCCTGACAGTCGCCGAGAACATCGCGCTGCCAGGTCTCTTTGGGGGAGCGCCGGTACGACGGGAAGGGCTCCAGGAATTGCTGACGGCGGTGGATCTGGCAGATCGGGCGCAGCATCTACCCCGGGAACTCTCCGGGGGGCAGCGCCAGCGGGTGGCCATCGCCCGGGCGCTGGTGCATCAACCGATGCTGCTCCTTGCGGATGAGCCGACGGGGAATCTCGACAGCGCTACCGGGCTGGAACTGATGCAGCTGTTCCGGCAGCTCTGCAACGAACGGAATGTCACGATCTGCATGGTGACGCACGACCGGCTCATGGCCGCCGAAGCGGACCGGATCATCCAGATGCGGGATGGGCAGATCGTGGAGGAGGGAACGGCGGCTGCCCGGGCTGCCTGA
- the macB_6 gene encoding Macrolide export ATP-binding/permease protein MacB — translation MTSFWQLSLRNLLRQPIRSGLTIGGVALTIAVLVSLLGFNVGYRKALQADLANMGYEVLVTAKGCPYEAATLLMKGGDIPYYIDDVALGEIAALGGEFIASQTPLLMQAGFTEDGRMQLFYGIDETFLDLKPWLKFVEDGSRWFSAPDADEVILGYEAAELESRKAGDEMYIESLDRVMVVAGVLARTGTEDDGTTFLPLAKAQELFDKPGQITGIGVKLKDLKTLPDFVDAVFDIPNIQVVTLAQVEGTILRLVSTAEVLVYAIAIVAMLVALLGLTNTILMAVFERTTEIGVFRALGASRWDVFQSIWLETLIIALLGGVVGIGLAFGGTSLVESGIKQVMPFAPSGSLVAITPQIMLLSLGGAVLVGLLGGTWPGWRASLLNPIDAIRKGE, via the coding sequence ATGACCAGTTTCTGGCAACTCTCGCTCCGCAATCTGCTGCGGCAGCCGATCCGGAGCGGTCTCACCATCGGCGGGGTCGCGCTCACCATTGCGGTCCTGGTCAGCCTGCTGGGATTCAACGTGGGCTACCGCAAGGCGCTGCAGGCAGACCTCGCGAACATGGGCTACGAGGTCCTGGTGACAGCGAAGGGGTGTCCCTATGAAGCGGCGACGCTGCTGATGAAGGGAGGCGATATCCCGTACTACATCGATGACGTGGCGCTGGGGGAGATCGCCGCACTTGGAGGGGAGTTCATCGCCTCGCAAACGCCGCTCCTCATGCAGGCTGGTTTCACTGAGGATGGCCGGATGCAGCTCTTCTACGGCATCGATGAGACCTTCCTCGACCTGAAGCCGTGGCTGAAGTTTGTCGAAGATGGGTCGCGGTGGTTCTCAGCGCCTGACGCCGATGAAGTCATCCTGGGCTACGAGGCCGCAGAACTGGAGTCACGAAAGGCCGGGGATGAGATGTACATCGAATCCCTCGACCGGGTCATGGTGGTCGCCGGCGTGCTGGCCCGGACCGGCACCGAAGACGATGGCACCACCTTCCTGCCTCTTGCCAAGGCCCAGGAACTGTTCGACAAGCCCGGGCAGATCACCGGTATCGGGGTCAAGCTCAAGGACCTCAAGACGCTGCCAGATTTTGTCGATGCGGTCTTCGACATCCCGAACATCCAGGTAGTGACGCTGGCACAAGTAGAAGGCACGATCCTTCGTCTGGTGAGCACAGCGGAAGTGCTGGTGTACGCCATCGCGATTGTGGCCATGCTGGTGGCGCTGCTGGGGCTCACCAACACGATCCTGATGGCGGTCTTTGAGCGCACCACCGAGATCGGAGTCTTCCGGGCGCTGGGAGCATCGCGCTGGGATGTCTTTCAGAGCATCTGGCTGGAGACGCTGATCATCGCGCTGCTGGGGGGCGTGGTGGGCATCGGCCTGGCCTTTGGCGGGACCTCGCTGGTGGAAAGCGGCATCAAACAGGTGATGCCCTTTGCGCCGAGCGGTTCCCTCGTGGCGATTACCCCGCAAATCATGCTGCTCTCCCTGGGCGGCGCAGTGCTGGTGGGACTGCTCGGGGGGACCTGGCCGGGCTGGCGCGCGTCGCTGCTGAATCCGATCGATGCCATCAGGAAAGGGGAATAG
- the mutB gene encoding putative methylmalonyl-CoA mutase large subunit, translating to MFVGLPTPLCYPPCMSARIDSDALARYKAALAAGSQRQEVFTTPGGRKLHAANFDIDLERLPDEQQTATELPGEFPFTRGIHPGMYRSRLWTMRQYAGFGDADSTNARYRYLLAHGQSGLSVAFDLPTQLGLDSDHPLACGEVGRTGVAIDSIEDMRRLFASIDLGKVSTSMTINAPATVLLALYIAVADEQGVPRDQLRGTIQNDILKEYVARGTYIYPVEPSMFLVTDSFRFCNEQVPRWNPISISGYHIREAGATAAQELAFTFSHGCAYVGAALAAGLELETFAKTLSFFFNGHNHFLEEVAKFRAARRIWAHLMRDKFGATSDEACRCRFHTQTAGSMLTAEEPLNNIIRVTLQALAAVLGGTQSLHTNGYDEALALPTEASARIALRTQQIIAAESGVVDIVDPIGGSYTIEILTAQLEDDVQSYFGEVAQRGGAVQCVRDGYFQREIQRSAYQWQREVETGARQVVGVNAYRQEAISAGASDTAHLLRVDPALEQAQCDRVRDLRARRDARAAAAALEVVRQTALTRGPMVETFIDAVKANCTVGEICGVLREVFGEHQEQVTL from the coding sequence ATGTTTGTGGGACTCCCCACGCCCCTTTGCTACCCTCCGTGTATGTCCGCACGCATCGATTCCGACGCTCTCGCCCGGTACAAAGCCGCCCTGGCAGCTGGAAGCCAGCGCCAGGAAGTCTTCACCACGCCGGGGGGACGAAAGCTCCACGCCGCCAACTTTGACATCGACCTGGAGCGCCTCCCGGACGAGCAGCAGACCGCCACCGAGCTTCCCGGCGAGTTTCCTTTCACCCGGGGAATCCATCCGGGGATGTACCGCAGCCGCCTCTGGACCATGCGCCAGTACGCCGGCTTCGGCGATGCCGACAGCACCAACGCCCGGTATCGCTATCTCCTGGCGCATGGACAGTCCGGGCTGAGTGTGGCGTTTGATCTCCCGACACAGCTCGGCCTCGATTCTGATCATCCACTCGCCTGCGGGGAGGTCGGACGCACCGGAGTCGCCATCGACTCCATCGAGGATATGCGCCGTCTCTTCGCCAGCATCGACCTCGGCAAAGTCTCCACCTCCATGACCATCAATGCGCCGGCGACTGTCCTGCTGGCGCTGTATATCGCGGTCGCCGATGAGCAGGGGGTCCCCCGGGATCAGCTGCGCGGCACGATCCAGAACGACATCCTGAAGGAGTATGTCGCCCGGGGCACCTACATTTACCCAGTCGAACCCTCGATGTTCCTGGTGACCGACTCCTTTCGCTTCTGCAACGAGCAGGTCCCCCGCTGGAACCCGATCTCCATCAGCGGGTACCACATCCGGGAGGCCGGCGCGACTGCGGCGCAGGAACTCGCGTTCACCTTCAGTCATGGCTGCGCCTATGTGGGGGCCGCCCTCGCTGCCGGACTCGAACTGGAAACCTTCGCCAAAACCCTCAGCTTCTTCTTTAATGGTCACAATCACTTTTTGGAGGAAGTCGCAAAGTTCCGTGCGGCACGCCGTATCTGGGCGCATCTAATGCGCGACAAATTCGGTGCGACCTCCGATGAGGCCTGTCGCTGCCGGTTCCATACACAAACGGCCGGGTCGATGCTCACGGCCGAAGAGCCGCTGAACAACATCATCCGGGTCACCCTCCAGGCCCTGGCAGCGGTCTTGGGAGGCACCCAGTCACTGCATACCAACGGCTACGACGAAGCCCTGGCATTGCCGACCGAAGCCTCCGCCCGGATCGCCCTGCGGACCCAGCAGATCATTGCTGCCGAGTCCGGCGTGGTCGACATCGTGGACCCCATCGGCGGGAGCTACACCATCGAGATCCTTACCGCGCAGCTGGAGGACGACGTGCAGTCGTACTTCGGCGAGGTTGCCCAACGGGGGGGCGCGGTCCAGTGTGTCCGGGATGGGTACTTCCAGCGGGAGATTCAGCGATCGGCCTATCAGTGGCAACGGGAAGTGGAGACCGGAGCACGGCAGGTGGTGGGCGTCAACGCCTATCGCCAGGAGGCCATCAGTGCCGGGGCCAGCGACACCGCGCATCTCTTGCGCGTTGATCCCGCCCTCGAACAGGCGCAGTGCGACCGGGTCCGCGACCTGCGGGCACGTCGCGATGCCAGGGCCGCAGCCGCCGCACTGGAAGTGGTGCGACAGACTGCCCTGACTCGGGGTCCGATGGTGGAGACCTTCATCGATGCCGTCAAAGCGAACTGTACCGTCGGCGAAATCTGCGGCGTACTGCGCGAGGTCTTCGGCGAGCATCAGGAGCAGGTCACGCTATAA
- the gatA gene encoding Glutamyl-tRNA(Gln) amidotransferase subunit A, producing MRVFDDLEQLRDRVEGGDIPDAILASYATQFRALEPVVHAYLESRYDHPWTGAPSGPLIGSFFALKDNFALAGSQCTCASRILDGFRPAYTATVVERLLAAGASCVGKTNLDEFAMGSSTEHGAYGVTRNPWDPSRTAGGSSGGSAAAVAAGMATFALGSDTGGSVRQPAAFTGLVGFKPSYGRYSRYGLVAFASSLDHPATFTRTVRDAARLYEVMAGPDPRDATTLPAPAPLEASLWGQTDLRGARVGLFAEVEATSGIDPTVRAAYEATRDRLAAAGAEIVTLQCPLLEQAVGVYYILAPAEASSNLARYDGIRFGPTSVDAHAGLPEYYAAVRTRGFGPEVTRRILLGTFVLSAGYFDAYYGKASQVRTLLQQQFATFFEQVDVILTPTTPTMPFALGAKLDDPVAMYLNDLFTIPANLTGVPALSLPVGWSEDGLPIGMHLMSGRLQDARLFGIAHWLEQSLGLTPRLPSAAESGV from the coding sequence ATGCGAGTCTTCGATGATCTGGAACAGTTGCGCGATCGGGTGGAAGGGGGGGACATCCCCGACGCGATCCTGGCGTCGTATGCCACGCAGTTCCGCGCGCTCGAGCCAGTGGTCCATGCCTATCTGGAGAGTCGCTACGACCATCCCTGGACCGGCGCCCCCAGCGGACCACTCATCGGCAGCTTCTTTGCGCTGAAGGACAACTTCGCGCTGGCCGGAAGCCAATGCACCTGCGCGTCCCGCATCCTGGACGGATTCCGGCCTGCGTACACCGCGACTGTGGTAGAGCGCCTGCTGGCTGCGGGAGCGTCGTGTGTCGGGAAAACGAATCTTGATGAGTTTGCGATGGGCTCTTCCACCGAACATGGTGCTTATGGAGTCACCCGGAATCCCTGGGATCCCTCCCGGACAGCGGGGGGCTCTTCTGGAGGGAGCGCGGCGGCAGTGGCGGCAGGGATGGCGACGTTCGCCCTGGGGTCCGATACCGGCGGCTCCGTGCGTCAGCCAGCAGCCTTCACAGGACTGGTGGGCTTCAAGCCTTCGTATGGGCGGTACTCGCGCTATGGGCTGGTCGCTTTCGCTTCCAGCCTCGATCATCCGGCGACCTTCACCCGGACTGTCCGTGACGCAGCTCGGCTGTATGAAGTCATGGCGGGTCCCGATCCCCGGGATGCCACGACCCTTCCCGCACCCGCGCCACTGGAAGCGAGCCTCTGGGGGCAGACCGATCTGCGGGGTGCACGGGTTGGGCTGTTTGCCGAGGTTGAAGCGACTTCTGGAATAGACCCCACCGTACGGGCCGCCTATGAAGCGACCCGGGATCGCCTGGCCGCTGCCGGTGCCGAGATCGTCACGCTCCAGTGCCCATTGCTGGAACAGGCGGTGGGGGTCTACTACATCCTGGCGCCAGCCGAAGCCTCCAGCAATCTGGCTCGGTATGACGGTATCCGGTTCGGGCCGACCTCAGTCGATGCCCATGCAGGGCTGCCGGAGTACTACGCGGCGGTCCGGACCAGGGGCTTTGGCCCCGAAGTCACGCGACGCATCCTGCTGGGAACCTTCGTCCTCTCGGCGGGCTACTTTGATGCGTACTATGGGAAAGCCAGTCAGGTGCGGACGTTGTTGCAGCAGCAGTTCGCAACCTTTTTTGAGCAGGTTGACGTGATCCTGACCCCCACAACTCCCACGATGCCTTTCGCACTGGGAGCCAAGCTGGATGACCCGGTAGCGATGTACCTCAACGACCTCTTCACCATCCCGGCGAATCTCACCGGAGTCCCGGCGCTGAGTCTGCCAGTGGGATGGAGCGAAGACGGCCTGCCGATCGGGATGCACCTGATGTCCGGGCGGCTTCAGGATGCCCGGCTTTTCGGGATCGCTCACTGGCTGGAACAGTCGCTGGGTCTGACGCCACGACTCCCATCGGCTGCCGAATCAGGCGTATAG
- the gatC gene encoding Glutamyl-tRNA(Gln) amidotransferase subunit C → MTAPVALTPDDLAHLAHLARLDIPPDALESYAGQLENVLVLFEGLRNVDTSAIEAVLASFPDLTLTPRPDTPVPSLSTDSALAPSARRDHEYLSVPRVLKGSAGEEG, encoded by the coding sequence ATGACCGCACCTGTGGCCCTGACCCCGGACGACCTCGCCCATCTGGCGCATCTCGCGCGGCTCGACATCCCCCCGGATGCCCTGGAGTCCTACGCCGGGCAACTGGAGAATGTGCTTGTCCTCTTTGAAGGACTCCGGAATGTCGACACCTCCGCGATCGAGGCGGTCCTGGCAAGCTTCCCGGACCTCACCCTGACACCCCGTCCCGATACGCCGGTGCCATCGCTGTCGACCGACTCGGCCCTGGCGCCATCTGCACGACGAGACCACGAATACCTCTCAGTTCCCCGGGTCCTCAAAGGGTCTGCCGGGGAGGAGGGATAG
- the arnB_2 gene encoding UDP-4-amino-4-deoxy-L-arabinose--oxoglutarate aminotransferase — MSVSHPYDADGDLPLPPLPQRASALDISSVVSVELQADVADPLCVTFQAASCHFAGRGAAALLALCQALNETGGEVLIPSLVCPSVPLAIMLGGLVPVFCDVLPGDATINPAAAAAAITPKTVAIVAVHLYGHPCDLTALRALADQHHLLLIEDCAQSIGQLSDDIWLGRVGDAALLSFHPSKILPAAGGGALLLREGAADLAPRVAHAIHAFPDESPLTTEQNTDLVRRGNAILNTARLDPSYASRYRTLMGDLAAGIPSQISIPQLQGIHREWDTLDRIIPERELRARRYHALLNDPRLLHPELRGSALPLFRYTLRPTIEGEAGIWLTWHLTAALRQAGLHASNLYYPAHWLFGEEVALPVAEMLGRRVINLWLDRSADAESMLLTRRVITRVLQRSGSYREPVFA; from the coding sequence ATGTCTGTCAGCCACCCCTACGATGCCGATGGCGATCTCCCGCTGCCGCCTCTCCCGCAGCGCGCCTCCGCGCTCGACATCTCATCGGTGGTCTCGGTCGAACTCCAGGCGGATGTCGCCGACCCCCTGTGTGTCACCTTTCAGGCGGCGAGCTGTCATTTCGCCGGCCGTGGAGCAGCCGCCCTTCTGGCCCTCTGTCAGGCCCTGAACGAAACGGGCGGCGAGGTGCTGATCCCATCGCTGGTCTGCCCCAGTGTCCCGCTGGCGATCATGCTCGGCGGACTGGTGCCGGTCTTTTGCGATGTCCTCCCCGGCGATGCCACCATCAATCCCGCCGCTGCCGCCGCCGCGATTACACCGAAAACGGTCGCGATCGTCGCGGTCCATCTCTACGGGCATCCCTGTGACCTCACCGCGCTGCGGGCACTGGCGGATCAGCATCATCTGCTCCTCATCGAAGACTGCGCCCAATCCATAGGGCAACTTTCTGATGATATCTGGCTCGGCAGAGTCGGCGATGCCGCCCTCCTGAGTTTTCATCCTTCGAAGATTCTTCCAGCTGCCGGAGGTGGTGCCCTCCTCCTGCGCGAGGGGGCGGCAGACCTTGCACCCCGGGTCGCCCATGCGATCCATGCGTTTCCTGATGAATCACCGCTGACCACGGAGCAGAACACCGACCTGGTGCGTCGGGGCAACGCCATCCTCAACACGGCCCGCCTCGACCCCTCGTATGCCTCGCGGTACCGGACCCTCATGGGGGATCTGGCGGCCGGGATTCCCTCGCAGATTTCCATCCCGCAGTTGCAGGGCATCCATCGGGAATGGGACACCCTGGATCGCATCATCCCGGAGCGCGAGTTGCGGGCACGTCGGTATCACGCGCTCCTCAACGACCCCCGACTCCTCCATCCTGAACTCCGGGGCAGTGCGTTGCCCCTCTTCCGCTACACCCTCCGCCCGACCATCGAGGGCGAAGCTGGCATCTGGCTTACCTGGCATCTGACGGCTGCATTGCGTCAAGCCGGACTCCACGCCTCGAATCTCTACTACCCGGCCCATTGGCTCTTTGGCGAGGAAGTCGCATTGCCGGTGGCCGAGATGCTGGGACGTCGGGTGATTAATCTGTGGCTGGATCGCAGCGCTGATGCGGAGTCTATGCTGCTGACCCGACGGGTCATTACACGGGTCTTGCAGCGGTCGGGCAGCTATCGCGAGCCGGTTTTTGCCTGA
- the recA gene encoding Protein RecA, whose product MAAKDTQQNSIDQALAQIRRQFGDGSIMRLGDPQARMAPEVVSTGLLSLDVALGVGGVPYGRIIEVYGAESSGKTTLALHIVAEVQRNGGTVAFVDAEHALDPRYAQVIGVNVNELLVSQPDTGEQALEITDMLVRSGAVNLIVIDSVAALVPKAEIEGEMGDSHVGLQARLMSQALRKLTASISRSNCIVLFINQVREKIGVMYGSNLTTTGGRALKFYASIRLEVRRLSSIKQGTDLIGSTTVVKVVKNKMAPPFKEVTMDIMFGQGFSRLGSVIDLATERKVIKKSGAWYSYGDEKLGQGKENVKEFLLSNPDVLTQVEREVRTALALDGTKTPVSDWAREQIPSAILAQVQQLATPSGGAADADDFELPEDDDLDR is encoded by the coding sequence ATGGCAGCAAAAGACACCCAGCAGAACAGTATCGATCAGGCGCTGGCTCAGATCCGGCGACAGTTTGGCGATGGTTCCATCATGCGTCTGGGAGACCCCCAGGCCCGGATGGCTCCGGAGGTGGTCTCCACCGGCCTCCTGAGCCTGGATGTCGCGCTGGGAGTCGGGGGCGTCCCCTACGGTCGTATCATTGAAGTCTATGGCGCGGAGTCGAGCGGTAAAACCACCCTCGCACTCCACATTGTCGCGGAAGTGCAGCGTAACGGCGGGACGGTAGCGTTTGTCGATGCGGAGCATGCTCTTGACCCCCGCTACGCCCAGGTCATCGGGGTCAATGTGAATGAGCTCCTGGTTTCGCAGCCCGACACCGGGGAGCAAGCGCTGGAGATCACCGACATGCTGGTCCGGTCCGGCGCGGTGAACCTGATCGTCATTGACTCGGTGGCAGCGCTGGTGCCAAAGGCCGAGATCGAGGGCGAGATGGGAGACTCCCATGTGGGGCTCCAGGCACGACTCATGAGCCAGGCCCTGCGGAAGCTCACCGCCAGCATCTCCCGTTCAAACTGCATCGTCCTCTTCATCAACCAGGTGCGCGAGAAGATCGGTGTGATGTATGGCTCGAATCTCACCACCACTGGTGGCCGGGCACTGAAGTTCTATGCCAGCATCCGGCTGGAAGTTCGGCGACTGAGCAGCATCAAGCAGGGGACCGACCTCATCGGATCGACCACGGTGGTCAAGGTCGTGAAGAACAAGATGGCGCCCCCGTTCAAAGAAGTCACGATGGACATCATGTTTGGACAGGGCTTCAGCCGGCTGGGGTCGGTCATCGACCTGGCGACCGAACGGAAGGTCATCAAGAAATCGGGTGCCTGGTACAGCTACGGTGATGAAAAGCTGGGGCAGGGTAAGGAAAACGTGAAAGAGTTCCTGCTCTCCAATCCGGACGTCCTGACGCAGGTGGAGCGGGAAGTGCGGACCGCGCTGGCACTCGATGGGACCAAGACGCCAGTCTCCGACTGGGCGCGGGAGCAGATTCCCTCCGCGATTCTGGCGCAAGTTCAGCAGCTCGCTACACCCAGTGGCGGCGCGGCAGATGCCGATGACTTCGAGCTGCCGGAGGACGATGACCTCGACCGCTAG
- the thpR gene encoding RNA 2',3'-cyclic phosphodiesterase, protein MSETQRIFVAVPLPMTLKRELALYQGSLLRQPRSLKVVKPELFHITLHFFGDLTPPQVATLGAGLQPIAASQTPFLIEIGGVAAFPSAIVVPVITGRETLIALGLAVRQLAAELGLPATGKAINPHITIARVREGGNPLEHMNDEEAEEAYRWTCQSVVMYESHLGPAGASYTELLRVPFAAPMPSVNPASAELPSME, encoded by the coding sequence ATGAGCGAGACGCAACGCATCTTCGTGGCAGTCCCCCTCCCGATGACCCTCAAACGGGAGCTTGCGCTGTATCAGGGGAGCCTGCTGCGTCAGCCGCGATCGCTGAAGGTCGTCAAGCCCGAGCTCTTCCACATCACGCTCCATTTCTTCGGCGATCTGACACCGCCCCAGGTCGCGACCCTGGGCGCTGGCCTGCAGCCGATCGCCGCCAGCCAGACGCCCTTCCTGATCGAAATCGGCGGTGTTGCGGCATTTCCTTCGGCGATCGTGGTGCCGGTGATTACCGGACGAGAAACACTCATCGCCCTGGGGCTCGCGGTGCGGCAGTTAGCCGCGGAATTGGGGCTGCCCGCGACGGGGAAAGCGATCAATCCGCACATCACCATTGCCCGGGTCCGGGAGGGCGGCAATCCGCTGGAGCATATGAACGATGAAGAAGCGGAAGAGGCGTATCGCTGGACCTGCCAGTCGGTGGTGATGTACGAGAGCCATCTGGGCCCGGCGGGAGCGTCCTATACCGAGTTGCTGCGGGTGCCCTTTGCAGCGCCGATGCCGTCGGTGAATCCCGCCAGCGCGGAGTTGCCATCGATGGAGTAG
- the pncC gene encoding Nicotinamide-nucleotide amidohydrolase PncC, which yields MDTTSLEPLIAAALADAARRGLTLAVAESVTGGGFCQLCTAIPGASQMLLGGAVVYTPTAKIELTGITAEMLATEGTVSAATSTALAGGIRERLGASLGMAVTGNAGPTAEGDAPVGTIWWSVVGPVGIMTEHREIAGDRAAVRWGALLAGCELLQDYLNFMAERDGR from the coding sequence ATGGACACCACCTCCCTGGAGCCGCTGATCGCCGCTGCCTTGGCTGATGCTGCCCGGCGGGGTCTGACCCTGGCGGTCGCCGAAAGTGTCACCGGCGGGGGATTCTGTCAGCTCTGCACTGCGATTCCGGGAGCTTCGCAGATGCTCCTGGGGGGAGCGGTGGTTTACACCCCCACGGCGAAAATCGAGCTGACCGGGATCACCGCTGAAATGCTGGCGACTGAAGGGACTGTCAGTGCCGCCACCAGCACTGCGCTGGCTGGAGGAATCCGGGAACGCCTCGGAGCCAGCCTCGGGATGGCCGTGACCGGCAATGCGGGACCGACCGCCGAGGGCGACGCGCCCGTGGGAACCATCTGGTGGAGCGTGGTCGGCCCGGTGGGGATCATGACCGAACACCGGGAGATCGCTGGGGATCGCGCAGCGGTGCGTTGGGGAGCGCTGCTGGCTGGCTGCGAACTGTTGCAGGACTACCTCAACTTCATGGCGGAACGAGACGGTCGCTGA
- the rimO gene encoding Ribosomal protein S12 methylthiotransferase RimO: MANTPSVALITLGCAKNTVDSEVMLGLFQRAGYRFVPEAADADIVVINTCGFIEDAKKESIQTILEACALKEDAAGKRVYVTGCLTQRYPGELQAEIPEVDGWLGVENFGEIIQAIEGLDVSPLAGRGSWLTDDLTLRVTTTPRHYAYLKIAEGCDHTCAFCAIPMIRGKLKSRHPMALLQEAQRLADQGVKELLLISQDTSAYGRDLPGQPSLSWLLKELSTIEALRWIRVHYLYPDEVRPDLLRTMAQLPKVCNYLDMPLQHVSPHVLRLMRRGWKHDIRAMLREMRAIFEDRLTFRTTFLVGFPGEREIDFQELLEFQAESRIDKLTCFRFSDEEGTASHDLPDPVEPEVAQSRLETVMAMQADISREIHEGLVGSTWDVVVEGATEVDAGLLYGRTERDSPEVDGLVYFPGDLAQTPAGAFVKVRMTEADDYDLYGELADGSQTGRVLAKVGRRTIRSMQ; the protein is encoded by the coding sequence ATGGCCAACACGCCCTCCGTCGCCCTCATCACGCTGGGCTGCGCCAAAAACACCGTGGACTCCGAGGTCATGCTGGGGCTTTTCCAGCGCGCGGGGTATCGCTTTGTGCCGGAAGCGGCCGATGCCGACATCGTCGTGATCAACACCTGTGGATTCATTGAGGACGCAAAGAAAGAGTCGATCCAGACCATCCTCGAAGCATGTGCCCTGAAAGAGGATGCCGCCGGGAAGCGGGTCTACGTCACCGGCTGTCTGACCCAGCGCTATCCGGGGGAACTGCAGGCGGAGATTCCGGAGGTCGATGGCTGGCTGGGGGTCGAGAACTTCGGCGAGATCATCCAGGCCATCGAGGGGCTAGACGTCTCACCTCTGGCGGGTCGGGGGTCGTGGCTCACCGATGACCTCACGCTGCGGGTGACCACCACGCCGCGTCACTACGCCTACCTCAAGATCGCTGAAGGCTGTGACCACACCTGCGCCTTTTGTGCGATCCCCATGATCCGCGGCAAGCTGAAGAGTCGGCATCCCATGGCGCTGCTCCAGGAGGCCCAGCGGCTGGCCGACCAGGGGGTGAAAGAACTCCTTTTGATCAGTCAGGACACGAGCGCTTATGGTCGGGACCTGCCAGGGCAGCCTTCCCTCAGCTGGTTGCTGAAGGAACTCTCCACGATCGAAGCGCTGCGCTGGATCCGGGTGCACTATCTCTATCCCGATGAAGTCCGTCCGGACCTCCTGCGGACCATGGCCCAGTTGCCGAAAGTCTGCAACTACCTGGACATGCCTCTCCAGCATGTCTCGCCGCATGTGTTGCGGCTGATGCGTCGGGGCTGGAAGCACGACATCCGGGCCATGCTGCGGGAGATGCGGGCGATCTTCGAGGACCGTCTGACCTTCCGCACCACATTCCTTGTCGGCTTTCCCGGGGAGCGGGAGATTGATTTTCAGGAGCTGCTGGAGTTTCAGGCCGAGAGCCGGATCGACAAACTCACCTGCTTTCGCTTTTCCGATGAAGAGGGGACCGCGAGCCACGATCTGCCGGACCCGGTGGAACCGGAGGTCGCACAGTCCCGACTGGAGACCGTGATGGCCATGCAGGCGGACATCTCCCGGGAGATCCATGAGGGGCTCGTGGGGTCCACCTGGGATGTCGTGGTAGAGGGGGCGACTGAAGTCGATGCCGGGCTCCTCTATGGCCGCACGGAGCGGGACTCCCCGGAGGTCGATGGCCTGGTTTACTTTCCGGGCGACCTGGCGCAGACACCGGCAGGGGCTTTTGTAAAGGTCCGGATGACCGAGGCGGATGACTACGATCTCTATGGTGAGCTGGCGGATGGGTCGCAGACTGGACGAGTCCTGGCGAAGGTCGGACGCCGGACTATCCGGTCGATGCAGTAG